One window of Xanthomonas sp. 10-10 genomic DNA carries:
- a CDS encoding LacI family DNA-binding transcriptional regulator: MAVKRQRSANTAATLLDVAKHAGVSPMTASRVINRHPHVGQDMRVRVEASVQALGYRPNLAGRSLRTSGLLRIGVLYSNPSAAYLNQFMLGLLEQSSLNGSQVLVEKCGAIRSQRAATERLLAAGVDGVILPPPLCDSRQTINELDARGIPVVAVASGAPMAQISSVRIDDYQAARAIVAHLIELGHRRIALIKGDPKHTPSALRASGYLDSLQAAGVEIAENLIAEGLFTYHSGLLAARSLLAQPRPPTAIFCSNDDMAAAAVAVAHGLGLRVPEDVSVAGFDDTPVATTIWPELTTVHQPVTAMGRAAVSLLADAIRQRRKGDAAQGVHQVMKYTLVKRGSTAGPPED, from the coding sequence ATGGCGGTCAAGCGGCAACGCAGTGCGAATACCGCGGCCACGTTGCTGGACGTCGCCAAGCATGCCGGCGTCTCGCCGATGACCGCCTCGCGCGTCATCAATCGGCACCCGCATGTCGGACAGGACATGCGGGTGCGCGTGGAAGCATCGGTGCAAGCCTTGGGCTACCGGCCCAATCTCGCCGGCCGCTCGCTGCGCACCAGCGGCCTGCTGCGCATCGGCGTGTTGTACAGCAACCCCAGCGCCGCCTACCTCAATCAATTCATGCTTGGGCTGCTGGAACAGAGCAGCCTCAACGGCAGCCAGGTGCTGGTGGAAAAGTGCGGCGCCATCCGCAGCCAGCGCGCAGCCACCGAGCGCTTACTGGCGGCCGGCGTGGATGGCGTGATCCTGCCGCCGCCGTTGTGCGATTCGCGTCAGACCATCAATGAACTGGATGCGCGCGGCATCCCGGTGGTGGCGGTGGCGAGCGGCGCACCGATGGCGCAAATCAGCTCGGTACGCATCGATGACTACCAGGCCGCACGCGCCATCGTCGCGCACCTGATCGAACTCGGACACCGACGCATCGCGCTGATCAAGGGCGACCCCAAGCACACACCGAGCGCGCTGCGCGCCAGCGGCTATCTCGACAGCCTGCAGGCTGCGGGAGTGGAGATTGCAGAGAACCTGATCGCCGAGGGACTGTTCACCTATCACTCCGGGCTGCTCGCTGCGCGCAGCCTGCTGGCCCAACCCAGACCACCGACCGCCATTTTCTGCAGCAACGACGACATGGCGGCGGCCGCGGTTGCGGTTGCACACGGACTGGGCCTGCGCGTGCCCGAAGATGTCTCGGTGGCCGGCTTCGACGACACGCCGGTCGCCACCACCATCTGGCCCGAACTCACCACCGTGCATCAACCGGTGACGGCGATGGGACGCGCGGCAGTGTCGTTGCTGGCAGATGCGATTCGCCAACGCCGCAAGGGGGATGCCGCGCAGGGCGTGCATCAGGTGATGAAGTACACCCTGGTCAAGCGCGGCTCGACCGCCGGGCCGCCCGAGGACTGA